In Luteitalea sp. TBR-22, one genomic interval encodes:
- a CDS encoding DUF1499 domain-containing protein: MPRAPRVLLTAAAVLLAAGVLALAAAGPGYDAGYLSLAGSFRLVAAAVAGQLLGALLALTALRWRRMLTRSAWLALGAILAGTVIAAAVPAGWARTGRTVPPIHDITTDTDDPPLFVDVLPLRRGAMNPPEYDGPEVAAQQRAAWPDLGPLETPVDRARVHAAVRAAMTRAGWAIVGDDEAEGRLEAVATTRWFRFKDDIVVRLRAAARGGTRVDMRSKSRIGRSDLGTNARRIRTFLDDLRRTLEAMR, translated from the coding sequence ATGCCCCGCGCCCCACGCGTCCTCCTCACCGCGGCTGCCGTGCTGCTGGCCGCGGGGGTGCTGGCGCTGGCTGCCGCCGGGCCGGGCTACGACGCGGGCTATCTCTCGTTGGCCGGCAGCTTCCGGCTGGTCGCTGCCGCGGTGGCCGGCCAGCTGCTCGGCGCGCTGCTCGCCTTGACGGCCCTGCGCTGGCGGCGCATGCTCACGCGCAGCGCATGGCTGGCGCTCGGCGCCATCCTTGCCGGCACCGTCATCGCCGCCGCCGTTCCCGCGGGCTGGGCCCGCACCGGACGCACCGTGCCTCCCATCCACGACATCACCACCGACACCGACGACCCGCCGCTGTTTGTCGACGTCCTGCCGCTCCGGCGGGGCGCCATGAATCCCCCCGAGTACGACGGGCCGGAGGTCGCCGCCCAGCAACGCGCCGCCTGGCCCGACCTCGGCCCGCTGGAGACGCCCGTCGACCGGGCCCGCGTCCACGCGGCGGTCCGGGCCGCCATGACCCGTGCCGGCTGGGCCATCGTCGGCGACGACGAAGCGGAGGGCAGGCTCGAGGCGGTGGCGACGACTCGCTGGTTCCGGTTCAAGGACGACATCGTCGTGCGGCTGCGCGCCGCGGCTCGTGGCGGCACCCGCGTCGACATGCGCTCGAAGTCGCGCATCGGCCGCAGCGACCTGGGCACCAACGCCCGCCGCATCCGGACGTTCCTCGACGACCTGCGCCGAACCCTCGAGGCGATGCGATGA
- a CDS encoding two-component regulator propeller domain-containing protein, translated as MPASCRRLLLICLWLATGAVASAQPTARLIVDHWQVEDGLPQNTITSIAQDEQGYLWIATRKGLARFDGAQFTSPGRVGGIDLGNLRLTSVLPDENGALWVGTYGSGVLRIANGDVLRYGRAEGVPHDVVWDLSRDRLGRVWLASSRGARVFEGGRWQAPPLPPDLATDGVNGVYHARNGRLWLATSRHGLVAIAGDGTVRRYGPAEGVPSQVSSVAETPDGAIWAATSQGAIRMLDEQVTRFSTAEGLPVERVLQVLVDRRGVVWMATHGGGLVRYDGARFESVRRAEGLTSDYLIALTEDRDGALWVGTLSAGLNRLAPAARELLDTRAGLPPFPVTTVYQRGQTRHWWIGTYGGGLVSLLEGVVRVYTKADGLPSNAITTVAGGTGDSVWVGTNGAGAFRFENGRVVERVGPEVTGASLRTIEASRGVVWFGGNGLVRYEHGQMRRYGEADGLKSPEVRVIYAVNDRVWVGTYGGGLQSLEPDGRFVDYGEREGLTNPFVTSLHHDRSDVLWIGTYGGGLFALRNGRISGITTRDGLPDDVVFDVMEDNLGRLWLTGSQGLAVVRMADVHTRLDGRGGLLSVTQYGRAEGVPGSDGTDGNQPLSWLGTDGRLWFATVEGLVVFDPTEVADRPRAPTVGIDGVRVNQQTVPLTALSSPLRSRNLEVTYSAPYLVGGRAVQYEYRLSGLDNAWVDAGTSRVAAFTNLAPGEYHFEVRARARRGEPPGPVRTLTFTVPARFYETRWFLALATGLLALAIVGVVRWRLERLRADQQQLQRLVDERTAALRHEMLERERAERERRVLDERIQQAQRLESLGVLAGGVAHDFNNLLVGVLGEASLALAELATDAPGRPHVERIERAALRASELTSQMLAYSGRGRFIVLPVKLEGLVEEVRELLGSVIPRTVTVSLDFPRHLPLVAGDPSQLRQVVMNLITNASDAIGPAGGEIRISAGMRTLRPGEAATSHQPGALGLTPGDYVWLEVRDNGVGMDADTQARIFDPFFTTKPAGRGLGLAAVQGIVRSHGGRILVSSQPSVGTTFTLLFPCGRPTDETEPVVPPAAPHEAPTAPAAPVVAASEAPALHVLVVDDERLVRDVARVALRRAGYVVTEVPTGEDAVAAFDAQPDAFSLVVLDLTLPGIQGRAVLTHVRSQRPDLPIVLTSGYTAEEAGDLTAGPRTVFLQKPWRPEQLLRSVRELASEQAGAAADRG; from the coding sequence ATGCCTGCCTCCTGCCGCCGCCTGCTCCTGATCTGTCTGTGGCTCGCCACGGGGGCGGTCGCGTCTGCGCAGCCGACGGCCCGCTTGATTGTCGATCACTGGCAGGTCGAGGACGGGCTGCCGCAGAACACCATCACGAGCATCGCGCAGGACGAGCAGGGCTATCTCTGGATTGCCACGCGCAAGGGCCTGGCGCGCTTCGACGGCGCACAGTTCACCTCCCCCGGCCGGGTCGGTGGCATCGACCTCGGCAACCTGCGCCTGACCTCGGTGCTCCCCGACGAGAACGGCGCACTGTGGGTCGGGACGTACGGATCGGGCGTCCTCCGGATCGCCAACGGCGACGTGCTCCGGTACGGGCGGGCCGAAGGCGTGCCGCACGACGTGGTCTGGGACCTTTCGCGGGACCGGCTCGGCCGCGTGTGGCTCGCCTCGTCGCGCGGCGCCCGCGTCTTCGAGGGCGGACGCTGGCAGGCCCCGCCGCTGCCGCCGGACCTGGCCACCGACGGCGTCAACGGCGTCTACCACGCACGCAACGGCCGCTTGTGGCTGGCCACCTCGCGCCACGGGCTGGTCGCCATCGCCGGCGACGGCACGGTGCGGCGGTATGGCCCGGCCGAGGGCGTCCCGAGCCAGGTGTCCTCGGTGGCCGAAACACCGGACGGCGCCATCTGGGCAGCCACCTCGCAGGGCGCCATCAGGATGCTCGACGAACAGGTCACCAGGTTCAGCACGGCGGAAGGGCTGCCCGTCGAGCGCGTGCTGCAGGTCCTGGTCGACCGTCGCGGCGTCGTGTGGATGGCGACGCACGGCGGTGGCCTCGTGCGCTACGACGGCGCGCGCTTCGAGTCGGTGCGCCGGGCGGAGGGCCTCACCAGTGACTACCTCATCGCCCTCACCGAAGATCGCGACGGCGCCCTGTGGGTCGGCACGCTGTCGGCAGGACTGAACCGTCTGGCCCCGGCCGCCCGCGAACTGCTCGACACCCGCGCCGGCCTGCCGCCGTTCCCGGTGACCACGGTCTACCAGCGCGGCCAGACCCGTCACTGGTGGATCGGCACGTACGGCGGCGGGCTGGTCAGCCTGCTGGAGGGGGTCGTGCGGGTCTACACGAAGGCCGACGGGCTGCCGAGCAACGCCATCACCACCGTCGCCGGCGGGACGGGCGACAGCGTGTGGGTCGGCACCAACGGCGCGGGCGCCTTCCGCTTCGAGAACGGCCGCGTCGTGGAACGGGTCGGGCCGGAGGTGACCGGCGCCTCGCTCCGCACCATCGAGGCCTCGCGGGGCGTCGTGTGGTTCGGGGGCAATGGGCTGGTGCGCTACGAGCACGGGCAGATGCGCCGGTACGGGGAGGCCGACGGCCTCAAGAGCCCCGAGGTGCGGGTCATCTACGCCGTCAATGACCGCGTGTGGGTCGGCACCTACGGCGGCGGCCTGCAGAGCCTCGAGCCCGACGGGCGCTTCGTCGACTACGGCGAGCGCGAAGGCCTGACCAACCCCTTCGTCACCTCCCTGCATCACGATCGATCCGACGTCCTCTGGATCGGCACCTACGGCGGCGGGTTGTTCGCCCTGCGCAACGGCCGCATCTCGGGCATCACCACTCGCGACGGCCTGCCCGACGACGTGGTGTTCGACGTGATGGAGGACAACCTCGGGCGCTTGTGGCTGACCGGCTCGCAGGGGCTGGCGGTGGTGCGGATGGCCGACGTCCACACGCGCCTGGACGGCCGCGGCGGCCTGTTATCGGTCACCCAGTACGGGCGGGCGGAAGGCGTGCCGGGCAGCGACGGCACCGACGGCAACCAGCCCCTGAGCTGGCTCGGCACCGACGGCCGGCTCTGGTTCGCCACCGTCGAGGGCCTGGTCGTCTTCGACCCGACCGAGGTCGCCGACCGGCCGCGAGCGCCGACCGTGGGCATCGACGGCGTGCGGGTCAACCAGCAGACCGTGCCGCTCACGGCCCTGTCGTCGCCCTTGCGTTCGCGTAACCTCGAGGTGACCTACAGCGCCCCCTACCTGGTCGGCGGCCGGGCGGTGCAGTACGAGTACCGCCTGAGCGGGCTCGACAATGCGTGGGTCGACGCCGGCACCTCCCGCGTCGCCGCCTTCACCAACCTGGCGCCGGGCGAGTACCACTTCGAGGTCCGGGCGCGGGCCCGCCGCGGCGAGCCTCCCGGCCCGGTGCGCACGCTCACCTTCACGGTGCCGGCGCGCTTCTACGAGACCCGCTGGTTCCTCGCGCTGGCGACCGGCCTGCTCGCGCTGGCCATCGTCGGCGTCGTGCGCTGGCGCCTGGAGCGCCTTCGCGCCGACCAGCAGCAACTGCAGCGACTGGTCGACGAGCGGACGGCGGCCCTGCGCCACGAGATGCTCGAGCGCGAGCGGGCCGAGCGGGAACGGCGCGTGCTCGACGAACGCATCCAGCAGGCGCAGCGGCTCGAGAGCCTCGGCGTGCTGGCAGGCGGGGTGGCGCACGACTTCAACAACCTGCTGGTCGGCGTGCTCGGCGAGGCGAGCCTCGCGCTGGCCGAGTTGGCGACCGACGCACCGGGGCGCCCGCACGTGGAGCGCATCGAGCGCGCCGCGCTGCGCGCCAGCGAGCTGACCTCGCAGATGCTCGCCTACTCGGGTCGCGGGCGGTTCATCGTGCTGCCCGTCAAGCTCGAGGGACTCGTCGAGGAGGTGCGCGAGTTGCTCGGCTCGGTGATCCCGCGCACCGTCACGGTCTCGCTCGACTTCCCGCGGCACCTCCCGCTGGTGGCCGGTGACCCGTCGCAGTTGCGGCAGGTGGTGATGAACCTCATCACCAACGCGTCGGATGCGATCGGTCCCGCCGGCGGCGAGATCCGGATCTCGGCCGGGATGCGCACGCTGCGGCCCGGCGAAGCGGCGACGTCGCACCAGCCCGGCGCCCTCGGCCTCACGCCGGGCGACTACGTGTGGCTCGAGGTGCGCGACAACGGCGTCGGGATGGACGCCGACACGCAAGCCCGGATCTTCGACCCGTTCTTCACGACCAAGCCGGCCGGACGCGGCCTCGGCCTGGCGGCCGTGCAGGGCATCGTGCGCAGCCATGGCGGCCGGATCCTGGTGTCCAGTCAGCCCTCGGTCGGGACCACGTTCACCCTGCTCTTCCCCTGCGGTCGCCCGACCGACGAGACCGAGCCCGTCGTGCCGCCAGCCGCCCCGCACGAGGCACCAACCGCGCCCGCTGCGCCGGTCGTGGCCGCCAGCGAGGCACCGGCCCTGCACGTGCTCGTCGTCGACGACGAGCGGCTGGTGCGCGACGTGGCGCGCGTCGCCCTCCGCCGGGCCGGGTACGTCGTCACCGAGGTGCCCACCGGCGAGGACGCGGTCGCGGCGTTCGACGCGCAACCGGACGCCTTCTCGCTGGTGGTGCTCGACCTCACGCTGCCGGGCATCCAGGGACGCGCCGTGCTCACCCACGTCCGCAGCCAGCGGCCCGACCTGCCGATCGTGCTGACCAGCGGGTACACGGCCGAGGAAGCCGGCGACCTCACCGCCGGCCCTCGCACGGTCTTCCTGCAGAAGCCCTGGCGCCCCGAGCAGTTGCTCCGGAGCGTGCGGGAACTGGCCAGCGAGCAGGCCGGGGCGGCCGCCGACCGCGGCTGA
- the lipA gene encoding lipoyl synthase, producing the protein MSTVAPLHVIRPRQPKPEWLKVKAPGSENYLRLTKLMRGLGLNTVCEEARCPNIGECWHHGTATFMILGDVCTRACGYCAVAHGKPATLDLDEPRRVADAVKVLGLQYVVITSVDRDDLADGGSGIFAETITQTRALSPGCRIEVLIPDFQGKADQLQTVLDARPDVLNHNTETVPRLYRKARSGGKYSRTLELLERAKAYAPSIPTKTGVMVGLGEEKAELVEVFRDLRNIKVDILTIGQYLRPTESHLEMVRYYTPEEFRELKAIALDLGFGHVESGPLVRSSYHAHEQADSLAQAGAPAGAAACR; encoded by the coding sequence ATGAGCACCGTCGCCCCGCTCCACGTGATCCGCCCGCGCCAGCCCAAGCCCGAGTGGCTGAAGGTCAAGGCGCCCGGCTCCGAGAACTACCTGCGCCTGACCAAGCTGATGCGGGGCCTCGGACTGAACACCGTGTGCGAGGAAGCGCGCTGCCCGAACATCGGCGAGTGCTGGCACCACGGCACCGCGACCTTCATGATCCTGGGCGACGTGTGCACGCGCGCCTGCGGCTACTGCGCCGTGGCCCACGGCAAGCCCGCGACGCTCGACCTCGACGAGCCGCGTCGTGTCGCCGATGCCGTCAAGGTGCTCGGGCTGCAGTACGTGGTGATCACCTCGGTCGATCGGGACGACCTGGCCGACGGCGGCTCCGGGATCTTCGCCGAGACCATCACGCAGACCCGCGCGCTCTCCCCCGGCTGCCGCATCGAGGTCCTGATCCCCGACTTCCAGGGCAAGGCCGACCAGTTGCAGACGGTGCTCGACGCGCGCCCCGACGTGCTCAACCACAATACCGAGACGGTGCCCCGCCTGTACCGCAAGGCGCGCAGCGGCGGCAAGTACAGCCGCACCCTCGAGTTGCTCGAGCGCGCCAAGGCCTACGCCCCGTCCATTCCCACCAAGACCGGCGTGATGGTCGGCCTCGGTGAGGAGAAGGCCGAGCTGGTCGAGGTGTTCCGCGACCTGCGCAACATCAAGGTCGACATCCTCACCATCGGGCAGTACCTCCGGCCGACCGAATCGCACCTCGAGATGGTGCGCTACTACACGCCCGAGGAGTTCCGCGAGCTCAAGGCGATCGCGCTCGACCTCGGATTCGGGCACGTCGAGTCCGGACCGCTGGTCCGCAGTTCGTACCACGCACACGAGCAGGCCGACAGCCTCGCCCAGGCCGGTGCGCCCGCAGGCGCCGCCGCCTGCCGCTAG
- a CDS encoding uracil-DNA glycosylase yields the protein MAGAAYPVQRPVPPRLRAAHTRIVECEACPRLRAYCRGIAEIRRAAFRDQEYWARPVPGFGDASARLLVLGLAPAAHGANRTGRVFTGDGVNGSGDFLMRAMMAGGFANQPTSHDPQDGLRYTDAYVAAAVRCAPPDNKPLPQEVDTCLAHLEAELAALPRVEVVVVLGRIAYDAYRRLLARRGLKLPAAPFAHGHVVAAPAAGLPLVIQSYHPSRQNTHTGRLTDAMLGDVFRHARALLDGREAGRP from the coding sequence ATGGCAGGCGCGGCGTACCCGGTCCAGCGCCCGGTGCCACCGCGCCTGCGCGCAGCGCACACACGCATCGTCGAGTGCGAGGCGTGTCCTCGCCTGCGCGCCTATTGCCGCGGCATCGCCGAGATCAGGCGCGCTGCCTTCCGTGATCAGGAATACTGGGCCCGCCCCGTGCCGGGGTTCGGCGATGCGTCCGCCCGCTTGCTGGTGCTCGGGCTCGCCCCGGCCGCGCACGGCGCCAACCGCACGGGTCGCGTGTTCACCGGCGACGGCGTCAACGGGTCGGGCGACTTCCTGATGCGCGCGATGATGGCCGGCGGCTTCGCCAACCAGCCGACCTCGCACGATCCGCAGGACGGACTGCGGTACACGGACGCCTACGTGGCGGCCGCCGTCCGCTGTGCACCGCCGGACAACAAGCCGCTTCCGCAGGAGGTCGACACCTGCCTCGCGCACCTGGAGGCGGAACTGGCCGCCCTGCCGCGTGTCGAGGTCGTGGTCGTGCTCGGCCGCATCGCCTACGACGCGTATCGGCGACTGCTGGCGCGTCGTGGCCTGAAGCTGCCCGCGGCGCCGTTCGCACACGGACACGTGGTGGCGGCCCCGGCCGCCGGCCTGCCGCTGGTGATCCAGTCGTACCATCCATCGCGCCAGAACACGCACACCGGGCGATTGACCGACGCGATGCTCGGCGACGTGTTCAGGCACGCGCGCGCCCTGCTCGACGGCCGCGAGGCAGGCCGCCCATGA
- a CDS encoding sulfite exporter TauE/SafE family protein — MTFGSGNDFTALAAAALLIGISKGGLGGPLPTMLATLMLTQRGSVATAVALATPLLMVGDAFAMYTYWRAWDREHARALIPAGVVGVLIGLSLLRGLPDRSLRVGLGLAGLVVVGYKIFSHWRGREHYQRRGWHAPLAGLLSGISSGMLNAGGPPITSYLLLQPISPVTFMGITTLFFAVINTLKIPGSLMAGVVTVPALLWSLAFCPLVAVGVYAGRYFIARVHPELFDRIMTAILVFACLWLIVTAYL; from the coding sequence ATGACCTTCGGTTCGGGCAACGACTTCACGGCGCTGGCTGCCGCCGCCCTCCTCATCGGCATCTCGAAGGGCGGGTTGGGCGGGCCGCTGCCGACCATGCTGGCCACGCTGATGCTGACGCAGCGCGGCAGCGTGGCGACGGCCGTCGCGCTGGCCACGCCGCTCCTGATGGTCGGCGACGCGTTCGCCATGTACACCTACTGGCGGGCGTGGGACCGGGAACACGCGCGCGCATTGATCCCGGCCGGCGTCGTCGGCGTGCTGATCGGGTTGTCGCTGCTGCGCGGGCTGCCGGATCGGTCGTTGCGGGTCGGGCTGGGGCTGGCCGGCCTGGTCGTCGTGGGCTACAAGATCTTCAGTCACTGGCGCGGCCGCGAGCACTACCAGCGGCGCGGCTGGCACGCGCCGCTCGCCGGCCTGTTGTCGGGCATCAGCTCGGGCATGCTCAACGCCGGCGGGCCACCGATCACCTCGTACCTGCTGCTCCAGCCGATCTCGCCGGTGACCTTCATGGGCATCACGACGCTGTTCTTCGCCGTGATCAACACGCTGAAGATTCCCGGCTCGCTGATGGCCGGCGTCGTCACCGTACCGGCCCTGCTGTGGTCGCTGGCCTTCTGCCCGCTCGTCGCCGTGGGCGTGTACGCCGGCCGCTACTTCATCGCGCGCGTGCACCCCGAGCTGTTCGACCGCATCATGACGGCCATCCTCGTCTTCGCCTGCCTCTGGCTCATCGTCACGGCGTATCTCTGA
- the proC gene encoding pyrroline-5-carboxylate reductase, which produces MSLLLPPDRHLGVIGAGVMGRTLLRGLFEAGLLAPEQAWAAAHSQETCDEVASELGIPCVRDYAALLDNTAVLLICVKPKQAAEVAEALRRGGVRSDTLLVSILAGVTIARFEQLLEVPIAWVRAMPNTPCVVGAGMTVVAPGTHATEEHLQLAERIFSSVGRCRIVDEAYCNAVTALSGSGPAYMYLMMEAMADAGVRVGLPRDLALQLVAQTMLGSARMVLETGRHPAALRDDVTTPAGCTIGGVLMLEDGKIRSVLARAVEEATRIVEQLGKTAK; this is translated from the coding sequence ATGAGCCTCCTCCTCCCTCCCGACCGTCACCTGGGCGTCATCGGCGCCGGCGTCATGGGTCGCACGTTGCTGCGCGGCCTCTTCGAGGCAGGGCTGCTCGCGCCTGAACAGGCGTGGGCCGCCGCGCATTCGCAGGAGACCTGCGATGAGGTCGCCTCGGAGCTGGGCATCCCCTGTGTCCGCGACTATGCCGCCCTCCTCGACAACACCGCGGTGCTTCTCATCTGCGTCAAGCCAAAGCAGGCCGCCGAGGTGGCCGAGGCTCTGCGACGCGGCGGAGTGCGTTCGGACACGCTGCTGGTGTCGATCCTGGCGGGCGTGACGATCGCCCGCTTCGAGCAGCTGCTCGAGGTGCCCATCGCCTGGGTCCGCGCCATGCCGAACACGCCGTGCGTCGTCGGCGCCGGCATGACGGTGGTGGCGCCGGGCACGCACGCCACCGAGGAGCACCTGCAGCTGGCCGAGCGGATCTTCTCGTCGGTCGGGCGGTGCCGCATCGTCGACGAGGCCTACTGCAACGCCGTCACGGCGCTCAGTGGCAGCGGCCCGGCCTACATGTACCTGATGATGGAAGCGATGGCCGACGCCGGCGTGCGCGTCGGGTTGCCGCGCGACCTCGCGCTGCAACTGGTTGCCCAGACGATGCTCGGCTCGGCCCGCATGGTGCTCGAGACCGGTCGGCACCCGGCCGCCCTGCGCGATGACGTGACGACGCCCGCCGGCTGCACGATCGGCGGCGTGCTGATGCTCGAGGACGGCAAGATCCGCTCGGTGCTCGCCCGCGCCGTCGAGGAAGCGACGCGCATCGTCGAGCAGCTGGGGAAAACGGCGAAGTAA
- a CDS encoding DUF1552 domain-containing protein, which translates to MSHLDRPFQPPMGRRRRTAPTASSRRHFLRGVGVALALPWLESASAFASAKASASARASAGPPLRLGIVYFSNGVEPAHWWAKGSGATMELGPGLVPMLPHREDMVFLRGLYSHAALSSTSPHLGRMNLLSGAPVSLDPDVIRVGTSMDQVIANAIGSQTAVPSLVLGVEPNELRLEDGLSMVYGSSLSWVAPTRPATKEIYPARVFDRLVGDGTGRALDRSILDAVQEEASSLRTRVSRDDHHKLGEYFEGIRDIETRIARASKEERLEGWRPTLAQPDMPRPKHELPQDVPAHMKLMLDLVVLAFQMDKTRVATLMLNNDLSQMNFKFVDGVQGALHLDLTHNGRVAAKEAMYLKTNQFHIAQFAYLTERMKAIHEGETTLLDNSILMCASSLFDGDLHSAEQLPILLTGKGGGTLKTGRILDYMDKGDANRKVCSLHLSLMDRMGVRLDGFGDASSRLEGL; encoded by the coding sequence ATGAGTCATCTCGACCGCCCGTTCCAGCCCCCGATGGGGCGTCGCCGTCGGACTGCTCCGACGGCCTCGTCGCGCCGTCATTTCCTGCGTGGCGTCGGTGTCGCCCTGGCATTGCCCTGGCTCGAGTCGGCGTCCGCCTTCGCCTCGGCCAAGGCCTCCGCCTCGGCCAGGGCTTCGGCGGGACCGCCGCTGCGCCTCGGCATCGTGTACTTCTCCAACGGCGTCGAGCCGGCGCACTGGTGGGCGAAGGGCAGTGGCGCGACGATGGAGCTCGGGCCCGGCCTGGTGCCGATGCTGCCGCACCGCGAGGACATGGTGTTCCTGCGCGGCCTCTACAGCCACGCGGCACTGTCGTCGACCAGTCCGCACCTCGGACGCATGAACCTGCTGTCGGGCGCGCCGGTGAGCCTCGACCCCGACGTGATCCGCGTCGGCACGTCGATGGACCAGGTCATCGCCAACGCGATCGGCAGCCAGACCGCCGTGCCCAGCCTGGTGCTCGGCGTCGAGCCGAACGAGCTCCGCCTCGAGGATGGCCTCTCGATGGTGTACGGGTCGAGCCTCTCGTGGGTCGCCCCGACGCGGCCGGCGACCAAGGAGATCTACCCGGCACGCGTCTTCGATCGGCTTGTCGGCGACGGCACGGGCCGCGCCCTCGACCGCAGCATCCTCGACGCCGTGCAGGAGGAGGCCAGCAGCCTGCGCACGCGCGTCAGCCGCGACGACCATCACAAGCTGGGCGAGTACTTCGAAGGCATCCGCGACATCGAGACACGCATCGCGCGCGCCTCGAAGGAGGAGCGCCTCGAGGGGTGGCGCCCGACGCTGGCGCAGCCCGACATGCCGCGTCCGAAGCACGAGCTGCCGCAGGACGTGCCCGCGCACATGAAGCTGATGCTCGACCTCGTCGTCCTGGCCTTCCAGATGGACAAGACGCGCGTCGCGACGCTGATGCTGAACAACGACCTGTCGCAGATGAACTTCAAGTTCGTCGATGGCGTGCAGGGCGCGCTGCACCTCGACCTCACGCACAACGGGCGCGTCGCCGCGAAGGAGGCGATGTACCTGAAGACGAACCAGTTCCACATCGCGCAGTTCGCGTACCTCACCGAGCGCATGAAGGCGATCCACGAGGGCGAGACGACGCTGCTCGACAACTCGATCCTGATGTGTGCGTCGAGCCTGTTCGACGGCGACCTGCACAGCGCCGAGCAGTTGCCGATCCTGCTGACCGGCAAGGGCGGCGGCACCCTGAAGACCGGCCGCATCCTCGACTACATGGACAAGGGCGACGCCAATCGCAAGGTGTGCAGCCTGCACCTGTCGCTCATGGATCGCATGGGTGTCCGCCTCGACGGCTTCGGCGACGCATCGTCGCGGCTCGAGGGACTCTAG